Proteins encoded in a region of the Ursus arctos isolate Adak ecotype North America unplaced genomic scaffold, UrsArc2.0 scaffold_2, whole genome shotgun sequence genome:
- the DENND4B gene encoding DENN domain-containing protein 4B isoform X2: protein MAADAVSEGGAMAEERPPRLVDYFVIAGLAGNGAPIPEETWVPEPSGTLRPPRPAEPITDVAVIARALGEEVPQGYTCIQASAGGHPLELSAGLLGGTQPVICYRRGRDKPPLVELGVLYEGKERPKPGFQVLDTTPYSHSANLAPPGPGHPRTYLTYRRAAEGAGLHALGITDLCLVLPSKGEGTPHTYCRLPRNLNPGMWGPAVHLCYKVGLAKANTLVYEAELLGRYPEEDNEAFPLPESVPVFCLPMGATVECWPAQTKYPVPVFSTFVLTGAAGDKVYGAALQFYEAFPRARLSERQARALGLLSAVERGRALGGRAVRSRRAIAVLSRWPAFPAFRAFLTFLYRYSVSGPHRLPLEAHISHFIHNVPFPSPQRPRILVQMSPYDNLLLCQPVSSPLPLSGASFLQLLQSLGPELAVTLLLAVLTEHKVLVHSLRPDLLTSVCEALVSMIFPLHWQCPYIPLCPLVLADVLSAPVPFIVGIHSSYFDLHDPPADVICVDLDTNTLFQTEDKKSLSPRTLPRRPYKVLLATLTDLYQQLDQTYTGPEEEASLEFLLTDYEAVCGRRARLEREVQGAFLRFMACLLKGYRDFLRPLTQAPSEGARDVDNLFFLQGFLKSRERSSHKLYCQLLRTQMFSQFIEECSFGSARHAALEFFDSCVDKVHPEQEKPEPTPLVELEELSGSELTVFITPPEEPPAPEGSESTPQYCASFCPSSYDGFPELRAELFESPREQPGALPVPGPSRSAPSSPAPRRTKQETKVAQRMAQKSAAVPELWARCLLGHCYGLWFLCLPAYVRSAPSRVQALHTAYHVLRQMESRKVVLPDEVCYRVLMQLCSHYGQPVLSVRVMLEMRRAGIVPNTITYGYYNKAVLESKWLSGTPGGRLRWAKLRNVVLGAAQFRQPLRERRRQAAAQEASGAQTEPRLDRPSPTRPLQRQTTWAGRSFRDPASPTGRLVKSGSLGSARGAQPTVEAGVAHMIEALGVLEPRGSPVPWRDGSLSDLSLTGEEPAPGGSPEDSGSALSAQSTETLEGPSARAPKPGGRQEEASTPRRGLGARLQQLLTPSRRSPASRAPPPELPPDLPPPARRSPMDSLLRPRERPGSTASESSASLGSEWDLSESSVSSLSLRHSSERLSDTPGSLQPPSLEILLSSCSLCRACDSLVYDEEIMAGWAPDDSNLNTVCPFCACPFVPLLSVQTLDSRPSAPSPKPAPAGASNSKDAPIPGGPGPVLSDRRLCLALDEPQLCNGHMGAASRRVEGGAWAYLSPLVLRKELESLVENEGSEVLALPELPAAHPIIFWNLLWYFQRLRLPSILPCLVLASCDGPPPPQAPAPWLTPDPASVQVRLLWDVLTPDPGSCPPLYVLWRVHSQIPQRVVWPGPIPAPLSLELLEAVLRHVGLNEVHKAVGLLLETLGPPPTGLHLQRGIYREILFLTMAALGKDHVDIVAFDKKYKSAFNKLASSMGKEELRQRRAQMPTPKAIDCRKCFGAPLEC, encoded by the exons ATGGCGGCAG ATGCAGTGAGTGAGGGGGGGGCCATGGCGGAGGAGCGGCCCCCCCGGCTGGTGGATTACTTCGTGATAGCTGGGCTTGCAGGGAACGGAGCACCCATCCCCGAGGAGACGTGGGTTCCCGAACCCAGTGGGACCCTGCGTCCTCCCCGGCCGGCCGAGCCCATCACAGACGTGGCAGTCATTGCTAGGGCGCTGGGCGAGGAGGTGCCCCAGGGCTACACGTGCATCCAGGCTTCCGCCGGGGGCCACCCCTTGGAACTCAgtgctgggctcctgggtggaACTCAGCCTGTCATCTGCTACCGCCGGGGCCGTGACAAGCCCCCCCTGGTTGAGCTGGG GGTCCTGTACGAGGGGAAGGAACGACCCAAGCCTGGCTTCCAAGTGCTGGACACGACACCCTACAGCCACTCGGCCAACCTGGCccctccaggccctgggcacCCCCGCACCTACCTCACTTACCGGCGGGCggcagagggggcagggctgCACGCCCTGGGCATCACCGACCTCTGCCTGGTGCTGCCCAGCAAGGGCGAGGGCACGCCACATACGTACTGCCGCCTGCCCCGCAACCTCAACCCTGGCATG TGGGGTCCAGCGGTGCACCTGTGCTACAAGGTGGGCCTGGCTAAGGCCAACACGCTGGTGTACGAGGCAG AGCTGCTCGGCCGCTACCCAGAGGAGGACAATGAGGCGTTCCCACTGCCTGAGTCCGTGCCCGTCTTCTGCCTGCCCATGGGAGCCACTGTTGAGTGCTGGCCCGCCCAGACCAAGTACCCCGTGCCCGTCTTTTCCACCTTTGTGCTCACGGGtgcagctggtgacaag GTGTATGGTGCTGCCCTGCAGTTCTACGAGGCATTCCCAAGGGCCAGGCTGTCAGAGCGGCAAGCACGGGCCCTGGGCCTCTTGAGTGCTGTGGAGCGGGGTCGGGCGCTGGGGGGCCGGGCTGTGCGCAGCCGGCGTGCCATTGCAGTGCTGTCGCGCTGGCCGGCCTTCCCTGCCTTCCGGGCCTTCCTCACGTTCCTCTACCGCTACTCCGTCTCAGGCCCCCACCGCCTGCCCTTGGAAGC GCACATCTCCCACTTCATTCACAAcgtccccttcccttccccacagaGACCCCGCATCCTGGTGCAG atGTCTCCCTATGACAACCTGCTCCTGTGCCAGCCTGtgtcctcacccctgcccctcag CGGTGCCAGcttcctgcagctgctgcagaGCCTAGGCCCCGAGCTGGCCGTCACGCTGCTGCTGGCTGTGCTCACAGAGCACAAGGTCCTCGTGCACTCGCTGAGGCCGGACCTGCTCACCAGCGTCTGTGAGGCCCTCGTCTCT ATGATCTTCCCGCTGCACTGGCAGTGCCCCTACATCCCGCTCTGCCCGCTGGTGCTGGCGGATGTGTTGAGCGCCCCCGTGCCTTTCATCGTGGGCATCCACTCCAGCTACTTCGATCTGCACGACCCGCCGGCCGACGTCATCTGCGTGGATCTGGACACCAACACGCTCTTCCA GACCGAGGACAAGAAGTCCCTCTCCCCTCGGACCCTGCCCCGCAGACCCTACAAGGTTCTGCTAGCCACCCTCACAGACTTGTACCAGCAGCTGGATCAGA CGTACACCGGGCCCGAGGAGGAGGCGTCCCTGGAGTTCCTGCTGACAGACTACGAGGCGGTGTGCGGCCGACGGGCCCGGCTGGAGCGTGAGGTCCAGGGAGCCTTTCTCCGCTTCATGGCCTGCCTGCTCAAGGGTTACCGGGACTTCCTGCGTCCGCTCACCCAGGCCCCCTCAGAGGGGGCTCGAGATGTCGACAACCTCTTCTTCTTGCAGG GCTTCCTCAAATCTCGGGAGCGCTCCAGCCACAAGCTGTACTGCCAGCTGCTGCGCACGCAGATGTTCTCGCAGTTCATCGAGGAGTGCTCCTTCGGCTCCGCTCGGCACGCCGCCCTCGAGTTCTTCGACTCTTGCGTGGACAAG GTCCACCCGGAGCAGGAGAAGCCTGAGCCCACCCCCTTGGTGGAGCTGGAGGAGCTGTCGGGCAGTGAGCTCACCGTCTTTATCACACCCCCCGAGGAGCCTCCCGCGCCAGAGGGCAGTGAATCCACCCCCCAGTACTG tgcctctttctgcccctccagctACGATGGGTTCCCAGAGCTGCGGGCTGAGCTGTTTGAGTCCCCGCGGGAGCAGCCCGGCGCGCTGCCTGTGCCAGGCCCGTCCCGTAGTgcccccagcagccctgcccctcGCCGCACCAAACAG GAGACGAAGGTCGCCCAGCGGATGGCACAGAAGTCGGCAGCGGTGCCCGAGCTGTGGGCTCGGTGCCTGCTGGGGCACTGCTACGGGCTGTGGTTCCTATGTCTGCCCGCCTATGTGCGGTCGGCACCCTCCCGCGTGCAGGCGCTGCACACAGCCTACCACGTGCTGCGCCAGATGGAGAGCCGCAAGGTGGTGCTGCCCGATGAG GTGTGTTACCGGGTGCTGATGCAGCTGTGCTCCCACTACGGGCAGCCCGTGCTGTCTGTGCGGGTCATGCTGGAGATGAGGCGGGCGGGCATCGTGCCCAACACCATCACTTACGGCTATTACAACAAG GCCGTGCTGGAAAGCAAGTGGCTGTCTGGTACACCAGGTGGGCGCCTGCGCTGGGCCAAGCTCCGGAACGTTGTCTTGGGGGCCGCTCAGTTCCGCCAGCCCTTGAGAGAACGGCGGCGGCAGGCGGCCGCGCAAGAGGCGAGCGGCGCCCAGACAG AGCCCCGTCTGGACCGTCCCTCCCCTACCCGCCCACTTCAGCGCCAGACTACTTGGGCTGGTCGAAGCTTTCGGGACCCAGCTTCACCCACGGGGCGCCTGGTGAAAAGCGGCAGTCTGGGGAGCGCCCGCGGGGCACAGCCCACGGTGGAGGCTGGCGTGGCCCACA TGATAGAGGCCCTGGGGGTGCTGGAGCCCCGGGGGTCCCCTGTGCCCTGGCGCGATGGAAGCCTCTCAGACCTGAGCCTGACCGGCGAGGAGCCGGCACCTGGAGGCAGCCCAGAGGACTCGGGCTCAGCCCTGAGTGCCCAGTCCACTGAAACCCTGGAGGGGCCGAGCGCGCGGGCGCCCAAGCCTGGTGGGCGTCAGGAAGAGGCCAGCACCCCCAGACGAGGGCTGGGCGCCCGCCTGCAAcaactactcactccttcccgcCGCTCCCCTGCCTCTCGTGCTCCCCCACCCGAGCTGCCCCCTGACctgcctccccccgcccgccGCAGCCCGATGGACAGCCTCCTGCGCCCCCGGGAGCGTCCTGGGTCCACTGCCTCCGAG AGCTCAGCCTCTCTGGGCAGTGAGTGGGACCTCTCAGAGTCTTCCGTCAGCAGCCTGAGCCTCCGCCATTCCTCAGAGCGCCTCAGCGACACCCCTGGATCCCTGCAGCCACCTTCCCTGGAA ATCCTGCTGTCCAGCTGCTCCTTGTGCCGTGCCTGCGACTCGCTGGTGTATGATGAGGAGATCATGGCTGGCTGGGCACCTGATGACTCCAACCTCAACACAGTCTGCCCCTTCTGCGCCTGCCCCTTTGTGCCCCTGCTCAGTGTCCAGACCCTTGATTCCCGACCCAG TGCCCCCAGCCCCAAGCCTGCCCCTGCTGGTGCCAGTAACAGCAAAGACGCTCCCATCCCTGGGggcccaggccctgtgctcagtgaCCGCAGGCTCTGCCTTGCCCTGGATGAGCCCCAGCTCTGCAACGGGCATATGGGG GCTGCCTCCCGCCGGGTCGAGGGTGGGGCCTGGGCGTACCTGAGCCCCCTGGTGCTGCGTAAGGAGCTGGAGTCGCTGGTGGAAAATGAGGGCAGCGAGGTGCTGGCATTGCCTGAGCTGCCTGCTGCCCACCCCATCATCTTCTGGAACCTTCTGTGGTATTTCCAGCGGCTGCGCCTGCCCAGTATTCTGCCATGCCTGGTGCTGGCCTCCTGTGAtgggcccccgcccccccag GCCCCAGCTCCTTGGCTGACGCCAGATCCAGCATCTGTGCAGGTGCGGCTGCTGTGGGACGTCCTGACCCCCGATCCCGGTAGCTGCCCGCCGCTCTACGTGCTCTGGAGGGTCCACA GCCAGATCCCGCAACGGGTGGTATGGCCAGGCCCCATACCCGCGCCCCTCAGCCTGGAGCTCCTGGAGGCGGTGTTGCGCCACGTGGGTCTCAACGAGGTGCACAAGGCGGTCGGGCTCCTACTGGAGACTCTAGGGCCGCCTCCCACTGGTCTGCACTTGCAGAG GGGCATCTACCGTGAGATCTTATTCCTGACAATGGCTGCTCTGGGCAAGGACCACGTGGACATAG tGGCCTTCGACAAGAAGTACAAGTCCGCCTTTAACAAGCTGGCCAGCAGCATGGGCAAGGAGGAGCTGAGGCAGCGACGGGCACAGATGCCCACCCCAAAGGCCATTGATTGCCGGAAATGTTTTGGAGCACCTCTGGAATGCTAG
- the DENND4B gene encoding DENN domain-containing protein 4B isoform X3: MAADAVSEGGAMAEERPPRLVDYFVIAGLAGNGAPIPEETWVPEPSGTLRPPRPAEPITDVAVIARALGEEVPQGYTCIQASAGGHPLELSAGLLGGTQPVICYRRGRDKPPLVELGVLYEGKERPKPGFQVLDTTPYSHSANLAPPGPGHPRTYLTYRRAAEGAGLHALGITDLCLVLPSKGEGTPHTYCRLPRNLNPGMWGPAVHLCYKVGLAKANTLVYEAELLGRYPEEDNEAFPLPESVPVFCLPMGATVECWPAQTKYPVPVFSTFVLTGAAGDKVYGAALQFYEAFPRARLSERQARALGLLSAVERGRALGGRAVRSRRAIAVLSRWPAFPAFRAFLTFLYRYSVSGPHRLPLEAHISHFIHNVPFPSPQRPRILVQMSPYDNLLLCQPVSSPLPLSGASFLQLLQSLGPELAVTLLLAVLTEHKVLVHSLRPDLLTSVCEALVSMIFPLHWQCPYIPLCPLVLADVLSAPVPFIVGIHSSYFDLHDPPADVICVDLDTNTLFQTEDKKSLSPRTLPRRPYKVLLATLTDLYQQLDQTYTGPEEEASLEFLLTDYEAVCGRRARLEREVQGAFLRFMACLLKGYRDFLRPLTQAPSEGARDVDNLFFLQGFLKSRERSSHKLYCQLLRTQMFSQFIEECSFGSARHAALEFFDSCVDKVHPEQEKPEPTPLVELEELSGSELTVFITPPEEPPAPEGSESTPQYCASFCPSSYDGFPELRAELFESPREQPGALPVPGPSRSAPSSPAPRRTKQETKVAQRMAQKSAAVPELWARCLLGHCYGLWFLCLPAYVRSAPSRVQALHTAYHVLRQMESRKVVLPDEVCYRVLMQLCSHYGQPVLSVRVMLEMRRAGIVPNTITYGYYNKAVLESKWLSGTPGGRLRWAKLRNVVLGAAQFRQPLRERRRQAAAQEASGAQTEPRLDRPSPTRPLQRQTTWAGRSFRDPASPTGRLVKSGSLGSARGAQPTVEAGVAHKALGVLEPRGSPVPWRDGSLSDLSLTGEEPAPGGSPEDSGSALSAQSTETLEGPSARAPKPGGRQEEASTPRRGLGARLQQLLTPSRRSPASRAPPPELPPDLPPPARRSPMDSLLRPRERPGSTASESSASLGSEWDLSESSVSSLSLRHSSERLSDTPGSLQPPSLEILLSSCSLCRACDSLVYDEEIMAGWAPDDSNLNTVCPFCACPFVPLLSVQTLDSRPSAPSPKPAPAGASNSKDAPIPGGPGPVLSDRRLCLALDEPQLCNGHMGAASRRVEGGAWAYLSPLVLRKELESLVENEGSEVLALPELPAAHPIIFWNLLWYFQRLRLPSILPCLVLASCDGPPPPQQAPAPWLTPDPASVQVRLLWDVLTPDPGSCPPLYVLWRVHSQIPQRVVWPGPIPAPLSLELLEAVLRHVGLNEVHKAVGLLLETLGPPPTGLHLQRGIYREILFLTMAALGKDHVDIVAFDKKYKSAFNKLASSMGKEELRQRRAQMPTPKAIDCRKCFGAPLEC, encoded by the exons ATGGCGGCAG ATGCAGTGAGTGAGGGGGGGGCCATGGCGGAGGAGCGGCCCCCCCGGCTGGTGGATTACTTCGTGATAGCTGGGCTTGCAGGGAACGGAGCACCCATCCCCGAGGAGACGTGGGTTCCCGAACCCAGTGGGACCCTGCGTCCTCCCCGGCCGGCCGAGCCCATCACAGACGTGGCAGTCATTGCTAGGGCGCTGGGCGAGGAGGTGCCCCAGGGCTACACGTGCATCCAGGCTTCCGCCGGGGGCCACCCCTTGGAACTCAgtgctgggctcctgggtggaACTCAGCCTGTCATCTGCTACCGCCGGGGCCGTGACAAGCCCCCCCTGGTTGAGCTGGG GGTCCTGTACGAGGGGAAGGAACGACCCAAGCCTGGCTTCCAAGTGCTGGACACGACACCCTACAGCCACTCGGCCAACCTGGCccctccaggccctgggcacCCCCGCACCTACCTCACTTACCGGCGGGCggcagagggggcagggctgCACGCCCTGGGCATCACCGACCTCTGCCTGGTGCTGCCCAGCAAGGGCGAGGGCACGCCACATACGTACTGCCGCCTGCCCCGCAACCTCAACCCTGGCATG TGGGGTCCAGCGGTGCACCTGTGCTACAAGGTGGGCCTGGCTAAGGCCAACACGCTGGTGTACGAGGCAG AGCTGCTCGGCCGCTACCCAGAGGAGGACAATGAGGCGTTCCCACTGCCTGAGTCCGTGCCCGTCTTCTGCCTGCCCATGGGAGCCACTGTTGAGTGCTGGCCCGCCCAGACCAAGTACCCCGTGCCCGTCTTTTCCACCTTTGTGCTCACGGGtgcagctggtgacaag GTGTATGGTGCTGCCCTGCAGTTCTACGAGGCATTCCCAAGGGCCAGGCTGTCAGAGCGGCAAGCACGGGCCCTGGGCCTCTTGAGTGCTGTGGAGCGGGGTCGGGCGCTGGGGGGCCGGGCTGTGCGCAGCCGGCGTGCCATTGCAGTGCTGTCGCGCTGGCCGGCCTTCCCTGCCTTCCGGGCCTTCCTCACGTTCCTCTACCGCTACTCCGTCTCAGGCCCCCACCGCCTGCCCTTGGAAGC GCACATCTCCCACTTCATTCACAAcgtccccttcccttccccacagaGACCCCGCATCCTGGTGCAG atGTCTCCCTATGACAACCTGCTCCTGTGCCAGCCTGtgtcctcacccctgcccctcag CGGTGCCAGcttcctgcagctgctgcagaGCCTAGGCCCCGAGCTGGCCGTCACGCTGCTGCTGGCTGTGCTCACAGAGCACAAGGTCCTCGTGCACTCGCTGAGGCCGGACCTGCTCACCAGCGTCTGTGAGGCCCTCGTCTCT ATGATCTTCCCGCTGCACTGGCAGTGCCCCTACATCCCGCTCTGCCCGCTGGTGCTGGCGGATGTGTTGAGCGCCCCCGTGCCTTTCATCGTGGGCATCCACTCCAGCTACTTCGATCTGCACGACCCGCCGGCCGACGTCATCTGCGTGGATCTGGACACCAACACGCTCTTCCA GACCGAGGACAAGAAGTCCCTCTCCCCTCGGACCCTGCCCCGCAGACCCTACAAGGTTCTGCTAGCCACCCTCACAGACTTGTACCAGCAGCTGGATCAGA CGTACACCGGGCCCGAGGAGGAGGCGTCCCTGGAGTTCCTGCTGACAGACTACGAGGCGGTGTGCGGCCGACGGGCCCGGCTGGAGCGTGAGGTCCAGGGAGCCTTTCTCCGCTTCATGGCCTGCCTGCTCAAGGGTTACCGGGACTTCCTGCGTCCGCTCACCCAGGCCCCCTCAGAGGGGGCTCGAGATGTCGACAACCTCTTCTTCTTGCAGG GCTTCCTCAAATCTCGGGAGCGCTCCAGCCACAAGCTGTACTGCCAGCTGCTGCGCACGCAGATGTTCTCGCAGTTCATCGAGGAGTGCTCCTTCGGCTCCGCTCGGCACGCCGCCCTCGAGTTCTTCGACTCTTGCGTGGACAAG GTCCACCCGGAGCAGGAGAAGCCTGAGCCCACCCCCTTGGTGGAGCTGGAGGAGCTGTCGGGCAGTGAGCTCACCGTCTTTATCACACCCCCCGAGGAGCCTCCCGCGCCAGAGGGCAGTGAATCCACCCCCCAGTACTG tgcctctttctgcccctccagctACGATGGGTTCCCAGAGCTGCGGGCTGAGCTGTTTGAGTCCCCGCGGGAGCAGCCCGGCGCGCTGCCTGTGCCAGGCCCGTCCCGTAGTgcccccagcagccctgcccctcGCCGCACCAAACAG GAGACGAAGGTCGCCCAGCGGATGGCACAGAAGTCGGCAGCGGTGCCCGAGCTGTGGGCTCGGTGCCTGCTGGGGCACTGCTACGGGCTGTGGTTCCTATGTCTGCCCGCCTATGTGCGGTCGGCACCCTCCCGCGTGCAGGCGCTGCACACAGCCTACCACGTGCTGCGCCAGATGGAGAGCCGCAAGGTGGTGCTGCCCGATGAG GTGTGTTACCGGGTGCTGATGCAGCTGTGCTCCCACTACGGGCAGCCCGTGCTGTCTGTGCGGGTCATGCTGGAGATGAGGCGGGCGGGCATCGTGCCCAACACCATCACTTACGGCTATTACAACAAG GCCGTGCTGGAAAGCAAGTGGCTGTCTGGTACACCAGGTGGGCGCCTGCGCTGGGCCAAGCTCCGGAACGTTGTCTTGGGGGCCGCTCAGTTCCGCCAGCCCTTGAGAGAACGGCGGCGGCAGGCGGCCGCGCAAGAGGCGAGCGGCGCCCAGACAG AGCCCCGTCTGGACCGTCCCTCCCCTACCCGCCCACTTCAGCGCCAGACTACTTGGGCTGGTCGAAGCTTTCGGGACCCAGCTTCACCCACGGGGCGCCTGGTGAAAAGCGGCAGTCTGGGGAGCGCCCGCGGGGCACAGCCCACGGTGGAGGCTGGCGTGGCCCACA AGGCCCTGGGGGTGCTGGAGCCCCGGGGGTCCCCTGTGCCCTGGCGCGATGGAAGCCTCTCAGACCTGAGCCTGACCGGCGAGGAGCCGGCACCTGGAGGCAGCCCAGAGGACTCGGGCTCAGCCCTGAGTGCCCAGTCCACTGAAACCCTGGAGGGGCCGAGCGCGCGGGCGCCCAAGCCTGGTGGGCGTCAGGAAGAGGCCAGCACCCCCAGACGAGGGCTGGGCGCCCGCCTGCAAcaactactcactccttcccgcCGCTCCCCTGCCTCTCGTGCTCCCCCACCCGAGCTGCCCCCTGACctgcctccccccgcccgccGCAGCCCGATGGACAGCCTCCTGCGCCCCCGGGAGCGTCCTGGGTCCACTGCCTCCGAG AGCTCAGCCTCTCTGGGCAGTGAGTGGGACCTCTCAGAGTCTTCCGTCAGCAGCCTGAGCCTCCGCCATTCCTCAGAGCGCCTCAGCGACACCCCTGGATCCCTGCAGCCACCTTCCCTGGAA ATCCTGCTGTCCAGCTGCTCCTTGTGCCGTGCCTGCGACTCGCTGGTGTATGATGAGGAGATCATGGCTGGCTGGGCACCTGATGACTCCAACCTCAACACAGTCTGCCCCTTCTGCGCCTGCCCCTTTGTGCCCCTGCTCAGTGTCCAGACCCTTGATTCCCGACCCAG TGCCCCCAGCCCCAAGCCTGCCCCTGCTGGTGCCAGTAACAGCAAAGACGCTCCCATCCCTGGGggcccaggccctgtgctcagtgaCCGCAGGCTCTGCCTTGCCCTGGATGAGCCCCAGCTCTGCAACGGGCATATGGGG GCTGCCTCCCGCCGGGTCGAGGGTGGGGCCTGGGCGTACCTGAGCCCCCTGGTGCTGCGTAAGGAGCTGGAGTCGCTGGTGGAAAATGAGGGCAGCGAGGTGCTGGCATTGCCTGAGCTGCCTGCTGCCCACCCCATCATCTTCTGGAACCTTCTGTGGTATTTCCAGCGGCTGCGCCTGCCCAGTATTCTGCCATGCCTGGTGCTGGCCTCCTGTGAtgggcccccgcccccccag CAGGCCCCAGCTCCTTGGCTGACGCCAGATCCAGCATCTGTGCAGGTGCGGCTGCTGTGGGACGTCCTGACCCCCGATCCCGGTAGCTGCCCGCCGCTCTACGTGCTCTGGAGGGTCCACA GCCAGATCCCGCAACGGGTGGTATGGCCAGGCCCCATACCCGCGCCCCTCAGCCTGGAGCTCCTGGAGGCGGTGTTGCGCCACGTGGGTCTCAACGAGGTGCACAAGGCGGTCGGGCTCCTACTGGAGACTCTAGGGCCGCCTCCCACTGGTCTGCACTTGCAGAG GGGCATCTACCGTGAGATCTTATTCCTGACAATGGCTGCTCTGGGCAAGGACCACGTGGACATAG tGGCCTTCGACAAGAAGTACAAGTCCGCCTTTAACAAGCTGGCCAGCAGCATGGGCAAGGAGGAGCTGAGGCAGCGACGGGCACAGATGCCCACCCCAAAGGCCATTGATTGCCGGAAATGTTTTGGAGCACCTCTGGAATGCTAG